The following coding sequences are from one Lolium rigidum isolate FL_2022 chromosome 6, APGP_CSIRO_Lrig_0.1, whole genome shotgun sequence window:
- the LOC124664117 gene encoding putative F-box protein At3g58860, translated as MPSDSEETRYQQARKALQSTAPPMASGSEETKYQQTIRKALQATDAMVDPLSLPHICAMTKIVREDRLGRLPDDILVNILDRLNVRDAVRTSVLARRWLHLPATLSRLTIDVRDFVAKPAATCHGEEIERGNTTMVEVTKSILARRVSSPNKIRSMCMAFFLREDDIISIGQAVEYIMAFHTVDFEITLFTEMDYTRCNQDDKINYGILFRLFVDSCPIAFAGVTRLCLENLRFGESDIPNVLKVCKGLKHLSLSYCNAARGTIMKVEHSKLSELLIFNCCFEKVELNSLPKLIWMFFGGWKSKDPLFLGYVPLLEAVSLSTVSLSHHKMVKLSEIFGGTSPRSLRLGFECERIWVQPESVTKKLSSVFHQLKFVNLDNIAEGCDLTWTLFILEAAPNLKELYLMVWDHLCIMTTNEEERRALSYSEKKGVEWKSPGPDFQHHSLDTLVIFGFQSDCMVRYVRRVMEAAVNLKDVFLYHRLNCMKCEHSYTNRPLKYPSNAEQKSTVLKKLTRRINSSATIHLPDDNITADQRAKKGILPKLRGC; from the coding sequence ATGCCGTCAGATTCAGAGGAGACCAGATACCAGCAGGCAAGAAAAGCTCTCCAGTCGACGGCGCCCCCGATGGCGTCAGGTTCAGAGGAGACCAAATACCAGCAGACCATCAGAAAAGCTCTCCAGGCGACGGATGCCATGGTTGATCCTCTCAGTCTTCCGCATATTTGTGCCATGACGAAAATCGTTCGAGAAGATAGGCTTGGCCGCTTACCCGACGATATTTTGGTTAACATCCTTGACAGACTCAATGTCCGAGATGCTGTAAGAACCAGTGTCCTTGCCCGGCGGTGGCTGCATCTCCCTGCTACGCTCTCTCGTCTCACCATAGATGTTCGGGACTTTGTGGCTAAACCTGCCGCAACGTGCCATGGAGAAGAAATTGAACGGGGCAATACAACTATGGTTGAAGTGACAAAGAGCATCCTGGCACGCAGGGTTTCAAGCCCAAACAAGATTCGCTCCATGTGCATGGCGTTCTTCTTGAGAGAAGATGACATAATATCCATTGGACAAGCTGTTGAGTACATCATGGCGTTCCACACGGTTGACTTTGAAATCACACTTTTTACAGAGATGGATTACACTCGTTGCAACCAGGATGATAAGATCAACTACGGGATACTATTCAGGTTGTTTGTTGATTCTTGTCCAATTGCATTTGCTGGTGTCACACGCCTCTGCCTAGAGAATTTGAGATTTGGTGAATCAGACATCCCTAACGTcctcaaagtatgcaaaggattaaaGCATCTAAGTCTGTCCTATTGTAATGCCGCAAGAGGGACCATTATGAAAGTTGAACACTCTAAACTCAGTGAGCTGCTTATTTTTAATTGTTGTTTTGAAAAAGTCGAGCTCAACTCGCTGCCAAAACTCATATGGATGTTCTTCGGCGGTTGGAAGTCAAAAGATCCACTGTTTCTGGGTTATGTTCCATTGCTTGAGGCTGTTAGCCTTAGTACTGTCAGTCTTAGTCATCACAAGATGGTCAAGTTAAGTGAGATTTTTGGTGGTACCTCTCCACGATCCCTGAGGTTGGGATTTGAATGCGAAAGGATTTGGGTTCAACCAGAAAGTGTGACGAAAAAATTGTCATCTGTGTTCCATCAACTAAAGTTTGTGAATCTAGATAATATTGCTGAAGGGTGTGATCTCACATGGACATTGTTCATCCTTGAAGCTGCTCCCAACCTGAAGGAGCTATACCTGATGGTATGGGATCATCTGTGTATAATGACAACAAATGAGGAGGAAAGGCGAGCACTCTCGTATAGCGAGAAGAAGGGTGTTGAGTGGAAATCACCTGGACCTGATTTCCAGCACCATAGCCTGGACACGCTAGTAATCTTTGGCTTTCAGTCTGACTGCATGGTTAGGTATGTCAGACGTGTCATGGAAGCGGCTGTCAATCTGAAGGATGTTTTCCTGTACCATAGGCTAAACTGCATGAAGTGCGAGCATAGCTACACTAACCGTCCGCTGAAGTACCCGTCTAACGCGGAACAGAAAAGTACAGTGCTAAAGAAACTCACCAGGAGGATCAACTCGTCTGCCACAATTCATTTACCAGACGACAACATAACTGCTGATCAACGTGCAAAAAAGGGTATTCTTCCAAAACTGAGAGGATGTTGA